The Paenibacillus polymyxa M1 DNA segment TGGCCAGATCCATGAAGCACTTTGTTTGGTGTGATAACGCATTTCTATTTATATTTCCAGAAGAATACCCTAAAAGCTACTCCAAGAGCGATGTAAGTAAAATAGAATTGGTGCGGGTTCCGCTGGTTGATGTTGAATATTACACTACTCACGGAGACTTCTATACGGAAACAACAGTATCCGGCGGTGATGGGGGCGGAGTATCTGTTACAGGAGCAGTTGTGGGTAGCATGCTTGGCAGCGCTATGGGCGGTAAAACCATGGGAGCAGCGGGAGCGGTCATCGGGAGCAGGAAGAAGGTCAATGCTGTGAAATCCGAAACGATGCTACATGATACCAGGGTAACTATGTTATTTTACAATGATGCTGGGGAAACCCGGAGTTTGAAATTTAGATATGAGGACTACGATACATTCTACAGATTGTTACCTGATAAAAGCTATGAAGCTCATGTATTTCGGCATATGAATGGAGCAATAACCAAGGAAAGTCATGAAACAATAGGCGAGAAATTAAAGATGTTGAAAAAGCTGGCTGATGAAGAGTTGATAAGCCCTCAAGAATTTGAAACATCCAAGAAAGCACTGTTGGATAAAATGTAGTCCGATCTCATCCGTTTAGGAAGGAGGTGAAATAAATTGCCAGATGAGTATTTAGAGCGAATTGGAAAAACTGCATTATCAGCAGGAGCAGCGCTTGGCAGTGGGGGAGCAGGGGCGGCTATCGGTACAGTGATTTTCCCTGGAGTAGGAACAGCAGTCGGATACTTAATCGGTATTGGCTCAGGAATTTTACTTGGAAATAGCTTAGGTAAAAAAATCGTTGATAAAAGGAGGTTACACAACAGATGGATAACAAATGGGAGCAAATGAAAAATGCGGCTAAGGATGCGGTTACCATGACTTTGGGTAATAAGTTCAATGTCATTCAAACCGCTAAAGAACTAAACGATAAATATACAGATAAAGGTTCAGGCAAAAAGGATACGTAAACGGGGATTTGAATTTGTTTAAGCATAGTGAGAAGGGAAAGAATAAAGTGAAAAGATACAGGTAGATCAGTCTGATTGCGTTGGTTATATTGCAGTTACATCGTCAAGTACAGTATTGGCTGAAAGCATCCAGAAGAGGATCATACTGAAAGTAGATGAGACAGGTATTTTTGTTGATGATGCGGAGTATTCGACTTTACGCCAGAAGTATACGCTACCCCAGTAATGGTAAATAGTCGTGTACTGCTTCCGATAGGTAATAAATATAAATCAAGCAGTTGAAGTAATGCGAGCGAACTTACTGTGGAACGTTAAATAAAATTAATGAGCAAAACTTCAAAAAATATAATATCCGCCGATAAAAGAAGGATAGAGAGTTTCTGCTAACATAGGTTAGTGGAGTCCCTATTGAGATTAGTATGAGTGTAACAAAAGGGAAGGAATCATACAATTGAAAAGGTTACTTATTACGGCTTTATTGGTTGTAGGTTTGATGAATTGGAATACGGATTCTATTTTTGCTGAAGAGGAAATAGATGCAATTGGAACGCAGATTATTTTGCAGGTTGCTAATCCCAACATTCTTGTTAATGGAGAAGAAAAACTGCTTGATTCTGCCACAGGTGCAGCGCCGATCTCCTACAAGGGTACAACATTTCTGCCAGTTAAAAATTTGGTTGAGTTGTTGGGAGGCTCTTTAGAATACAGCAAACTGGCTCAGAGATACCAAATTCAACTTGACGGAAAAACAGTTCAATTGCGTGCAGACAGTAAGCAAGCGACTGTTGATGGACAGGTTAGAATGCTAAGCATTGCTCCCGTTAATATTCGAGGTACATTGCTTGTTCCTTTGCGTGTGTTATCGGAACATCTTGATGTGAAAATGAAGTGGGATAAAGTCCAGCAAAGAGCGGTATTGTATCATGGGGGCATGGGAGAACGTTGGTACGAAGACAATTATACAAGCAAAGTTTCTAATAAATATGGCAGGTATTCGGATCAGTCCATAGGTTATAAAGTAAACTATCCATTGTCATGGGGTGATCCGTTAGTCATTCAAAAAAATAATGCAACTATTGAGACGATTTTCTATGAAAGCCCATTTGTAAAAATATCCTCCTACTCCGATCATATGTTATCCTCTTATTCTGAAAATGAAGGTTTGAAGTTGGAAGAAACTTATGAGCAGTATTTGGATAGACATGGGTTCCTAGATGGTGAAATCAAAGAAAAGCGTACTTTTGTTGATAAGGCCTATGATATCTTTATCGATGATGGTGAGAACTCTTATATCTATTTGGTAATATTTAAAGAAGATGAAGTAGGTGTCTTTTGCATTAAACTAAATCAAAATATGACATCGGAAGATTATAAAGCTACCAAAGAGTGGGGGAACCTGTTGAACAATACATTTGAAGCTGACTCTGCTGTGGGATAATAAATTTATTTGAAGGGACGTATGGCAATGAAAAAGACACTACTTTCGTTGTGCAGTTTGATAGTGCTCACAGTGTCATTCAATTTCACTACTGTTGTGACAGCTGCAAGCAACTACAATGGACATTGGGAAGATCATAACAGTGTTGGACAATACGGCATGGATCAGATGATGCTCGACATGAAAAGCAAAGGTAACCAAGTGACTGTTGAGGTTTCTAATGATTATTTTATTCCATTCGAAGACAGCAGAGAGAGCTTTAAAAATTCTGTCGGAAGAATGCGTAGCAGTGTGGTCAATGGAACCGTAGTTTTCAATCCCAAGGGACAAGCTTCTTTCAAATATAAAGATGAGTATAATAACGGTCAAATGAGTATTCAAATGCAAAATGACGGTGTGAAAATCACTTGGACAGGAAAAGAAGTTTCTGAATTTTCGTTTCCTCAAGGTACTTTTAAGCTGTACAAAAAAATAAATGTCGGAGCCGCAGAAATGGAAAAGCTGGGGACGTTCCTTAGCAACTTCACTGAACTGAATCTTGATGAATTTGATGCTAAGCGAGTTAATAATGCAGAGTTGATTCGCTTTGGTGTATGGCATAATTACATCAATAATTTTAATTCCAGAATCAGCATTTCGAACGGTAAATTATATATTTTGAAGACGCACGTGGAAGCTTCCATACAGAAATATTTCAATATCCAATTTCGTAATCATCACTCTGTTAACGGCTTTAAATTTAATGGTAAAGGATATATATTTGATGGTGCGGATGGAATGCCGGTATACTACGTTCGCGCTCAGGATGTATTTGATTTAGGACAAAATAAATTGAGAGTGAGAGGAGTTTTGTTTGATGCAGACAGTCCTTCGACGGAGATGGTAAGCGAAGTTGAAGCTGTGGTCAAAAAAGTGAAAGTGCAGAACAATATCAGCTACTCATTGGTTACTTTAAAGGTGAAACGGTGAGGATTTTCCCTTGCATTCAGTCGAAGCCAATGTAGCCGTTTTATAAGCTTTCTACAAGCCCGTTGGGCTTGTTTTTTTGTACAGGTTTCATATAAATAAATCTTTTTAAGGTGGTATTATAATGAAAGTTAAATATACAGTCGGACTTATTCTTTTGTTGTTGCTTTCTGCTTGCAACACTGAATCGGAGCAGGCGGTGAAGGATGTAACATCCAAAGTAGAAGATCAGGTCAGCAACGTGAGTGATAAGGATAATGAGCATGTATTGGCTGTGAAGAACGGCCATTTTAAAGCCTACGTGAATCAACCTATTGGGGAAACATTCTCAAAGTTCTTCAGTGATAATACATGGAAGTATTTCAAGGCGCAATCCGGAGAAGACATAGTCGAGTTTACTGGATATATGATGTACAGACATACGAAGGTTAAAGCACGCTTGCAATTTATTGTCGGGAAAGAAGACGAATTTGAAGCTTCTGCCTTGTCATTCAATGATGTTCCGCAAGACGAACTGATGAAGGCTAGTGTTTTGAAGACCGTTTTTGAAGAAAATGAGGTCGACGATGGCGGAAATACTGAAGGAAACAAAGCTCAAGCAACGGAAAAATCAACAGCCCATAAAAATGATCCGAGCAAAGAACAACCAAAAGCAGAGGATAAGAAGACGACGTCTCGTAAAGACATATTCTCTACATTTGACTATGATCAAAAAAAGAAACTCAATTTATTTTTTAGTAATTTAAGCGAAGCGTATATGGGGAATTTTAATATTAACGATTACGATAAAGAGGTTTTAATTGATTTTGCTGTTAAACACAATCAAATTAATTACGGCAAAAGAATTACCACGGTTGAAAACAATCAGCAGTTTACAGATAAATTGAATAGTAAGTATGTAGTACAAACGATCAAAAGGTTTTTTGATATTAGTGTAAAGCCGGAAAGTACATCAACATATCCGTTAGTCGGTAGCAGTTATCAGTGGGATACAGCGGATGGAGAGCAGTATATGGACTTTTCCCAAGTCGAGAATTTCTACGATAACGGGAATGGGACATATAAAGCTAAAATCCAAATTTACACATCGGACTTTGAAAGTCAAGGAGACAGCATTCTGTATGAACCCAAAGATCAGGCATGGGGTAATGATGTAGGCTTCGACACCCGTGGAGTTGCTGAAGCTATCGTGAAAAAGGCTAAAGTGGGAAGCAAGGATACTTATCAGGTTATAGATTACAGGGTGAGATATTAAACCATAAAATTAGATATTTATAGCTAAAAATTCAATTCCCCTCTGCCGATATGAAAAAGATACCAGTAAACAACGGCAGAGGGGAAATAGAAAATGAAATACATTCATTTAATGGACGAAGCACAAAGATTAAAGATTCTTAAGAAATTCAAGTTACCACTTGGTAAGCCACTTCAGGGTTACTCTCAGGAAGAAGCTGATGAGCTTACTGAAGATGATATTTT contains these protein-coding regions:
- a CDS encoding stalk domain-containing protein; the encoded protein is MKRLLITALLVVGLMNWNTDSIFAEEEIDAIGTQIILQVANPNILVNGEEKLLDSATGAAPISYKGTTFLPVKNLVELLGGSLEYSKLAQRYQIQLDGKTVQLRADSKQATVDGQVRMLSIAPVNIRGTLLVPLRVLSEHLDVKMKWDKVQQRAVLYHGGMGERWYEDNYTSKVSNKYGRYSDQSIGYKVNYPLSWGDPLVIQKNNATIETIFYESPFVKISSYSDHMLSSYSENEGLKLEETYEQYLDRHGFLDGEIKEKRTFVDKAYDIFIDDGENSYIYLVIFKEDEVGVFCIKLNQNMTSEDYKATKEWGNLLNNTFEADSAVG